In Bacillus sp. DX3.1, the following proteins share a genomic window:
- a CDS encoding ABC transporter permease: protein MYKRLFQSEILKIKRKWIWFLIVLGPVGVISLQACNFFLRYDFLTDKYAQDLWGGLLSEVQPLALTTLILGITIVTSLIAHLEHHSTSWKHLLSLPIKKRDVFITKFILVFCLLTVSCFLLLIGTVGLGLALQFDASIPWFSLFKMSFYPYFAALPIVALQLWIAIVFDNQGIAFTVGMLGTIFAMFSSALPNWIIWRWPSLHIDWGPPIVCVAIGIAVSLFMLYIETVDYVRRDVYK from the coding sequence ATGTACAAGCGCCTCTTTCAATCTGAAATCTTAAAAATAAAGCGCAAGTGGATTTGGTTTTTAATCGTTTTAGGACCGGTAGGTGTTATTTCACTCCAAGCATGTAACTTTTTTCTTCGTTATGATTTTTTGACAGATAAGTATGCACAAGACTTATGGGGAGGGCTTCTTTCTGAAGTTCAACCTCTTGCCTTAACAACTCTTATATTAGGGATTACTATCGTTACTTCTTTAATTGCTCATCTAGAACATCATTCCACTTCATGGAAACATCTTTTATCATTACCTATAAAAAAAAGAGATGTTTTTATAACAAAATTTATACTTGTGTTTTGTTTACTTACTGTATCTTGCTTTTTACTATTGATAGGTACAGTTGGATTAGGCTTAGCTTTACAATTTGATGCTTCAATCCCGTGGTTCTCTTTATTCAAAATGAGTTTTTATCCATATTTCGCCGCACTACCAATCGTAGCATTACAATTATGGATTGCTATCGTATTTGATAACCAAGGCATCGCTTTTACAGTAGGAATGTTAGGAACGATTTTCGCCATGTTTTCATCAGCCCTTCCAAATTGGATCATATGGAGATGGCCAAGTTTACATATTGACTGGGGACCTCCTATTGTATGTGTAGCAATAGGCATTGCCGTTAGCTTATTTATGTTGTATATCGAAACAGTAGACTATGTAAGAAGGGATGTGTACAAGTAA